A genome region from Arachis duranensis cultivar V14167 chromosome 8, aradu.V14167.gnm2.J7QH, whole genome shotgun sequence includes the following:
- the LOC107463017 gene encoding ABC transporter I family member 10: MNLPSLTYFPQKLVPPLCSALTNSTRSSGTADNIAIEGCNLKFSFTATRQAKVVPVLRDCSLRIPSGQFWMLLGPNGCGKSTLLKILAGLLNPTSGIVHVNEPKSFVFQNPDHQVVMPTVDADVAFGLGKFSLTNDEVRSRVSRALHAVGLSDYEKRSVQTLSGGQKQRVAIAGALAEACKVLLLDELTTFLDETDQVGVIKAVRNSLDTSAEVTALWVTHRLEELEYADGAIYMEDGKVVKYGDAASIRSFIEAKQSEYLSNAY; the protein is encoded by the exons ATGAATCTCCCTTCTCTCACTTACTTCCCTCAGAAACTTGTTCCTCCTCTCTGCTCTGCTCTTACCAACTCCACCAG AAGCAGTGGTACTGCTGATAATATTGCTATTGAAGGTTGCAATTTGAAGTTCTCATTCACAGCAACGAGGCAAGCAAAGGTCGTGCCTGTGCTTAGGGATTGTTCGTTGCGCATTCCTTCTGGGCAGTTTTGGATGCTTCTTGGACCAAATGGGTGTGGAAAATCTACCCTCTTAAAG ATTTTGGCTGGTCTATTGAATCCAACTTCAGGAATAGTGCATGTGAATGAACCTAAgagttttgtttttcaaaatcctGACCATCag GTGGTGATGCCAACTGTAGACGCCGATGTTGCATTTGGTCTTGGTAAGTTCAGCTTGACTAATGATGAAGTAAGGTCTAGGGTGTCGAGAGCCTTGCATGCTGTAGGCCTCTCTGACTACGAGAAG AGATCTGTCCAAACTCTGAGTGGTGGTCAGAAGCAGAGGGTTGCAATTGCCGGTGCTTTAGCAGAAGCTTGTAAAGTTCTCTTGTTGGATGAGCTCACAACATTCTTAGATGAAACTGACCAG GTCGGGGTTATCAAGGCTGTTAGAAACTCTTTGGATACATCTGCAGAAGTTACAGCATTATGGGTGACCCATCGTTTGGAAGAACTAGAATATGCAGATGGTGCCATATACATGGAGGATGGGAAAGTTGTCAAATATGGAGATGCAGCTAGCATTAGGAGTTTCATTGAAGCCAAGCAATCTGAATATCTTTCAAATGCATATTAG
- the LOC107463016 gene encoding methylthioribose-1-phosphate isomerase, translating to MASCGSNGVESPNTLQSICYNRGSLQLLDQRKLPLETIFLDIKDSTDGWNAIRDMVVRGAPAIAIAAALSLAVEVSNLGSFNGSPGDAASLLQSKLEYLVSSRPTAVNLSDAATKLKEVISKAAATSSEARSVFQAYIEAAEIMLEDDVASNKAIGSYGAKFMQQQMEKQKLSVLTHCNTGSLATAGYGTALGVIRALHSGGVLERAYCTETRPFNQGARLTAYELVHDKIPATLIADSAAAALMRAGRVDAVVVGADRVASNGDTANKIGTYSVALCAKFHNVPFYVAAPLTSIDLSLSSGEEIVIEERSPKELLNTRGGLGEQVAASGISVWNPAFDVTPAGLIHGIITEKGVITKMSSADAFDIKAFIQKTG from the exons ATGGCGTCTTGTGGTTCCAACGGAGTTGAATCCCCAAACACGCTCCAATCCATATGTTACAACCGCGGTTCCCTTCAGCTTCTCGATCAG AGGAAGCTACCTCTGGAAACAATTTTTTTGGACATAAAGGATTCTACTGATGGCTG GAATGCCATACGGGATATGGTGGTCCGGGGAGCACCTGCTATTGCCATTGCAGCCGCACTCTCTCTGGCTGTTGAGGTGTCTAATCTAGGTTCTTTTAATGGGTCGCCTGGTGATGCTGCTTCCTTGTTGCAAAGCAAGTTAGAATATCTTGTCTCAAG TCGGCCAACTGCAGTAAACTTATCAGATGCTGCAACAAAGCTAAAAGAAGTCATATCTAAGGCTGCTGCTACCAGTTCAGAGGCCAGGAGTGTTTTCCAG GCATATATAGAAGCAGCTGAAATTATGCTTGAGGATGATGTTGCCTCAAACAAAGCAATTGGTTCATATGGAGCAAAGTTCATGCAACAGCAAATGGAGAAACAGAAACTTTCTGTCTTGACCCATTGCAACACTGGAAG TCTAGCCACAGCTGGATATGGTACTGCTCTGGGTGTAATTCGCGCACTTCACAGTGGAGGAGTTTTAGAAAGGGCTTATTGCACTGAAACCCGGCCATTTAATCAA GGTGCTAGACTTACTGCCTATGAGTTAGTGCATGATAAAATACCAGCTACTCTTATAGCAGATTCTGCTGCTGCTGCCTTAATGAGAGCCGGACGTGTGGATGCTGTTGTTGTTGGAGCCGATCGTGTTGCATCAAATG GTGACACAGCCAACAAAATTGGGACCTATAGCGTTGCCTTATGTGCCAAGTTTCACAATGTACCTTTTTATGTGGCTGCACCGCTGACTTCGATTGATCTGTCACTTTCTTCCGGAGAAGAAATCGTCATTGAGGAGAGATCTCCGAAGGAGTTGTTGAACACACGAGGAGGacttggagagcaagttgctgcCTCAGGAATTTCGGTATGGAATCCGGCTTTCGATGTTACACCTGCTGGTCTAATACATGGAATCATAACTGAGAAG GGTGTCATTACAAAGATGTCTTCAGCTGATGCTTTTGACATAAAAGCATTCATACAGAAAACAGGTTAG